The following coding sequences are from one Lujinxingia litoralis window:
- a CDS encoding response regulator — MAKILLVEDNEMNRDMLARRLQRRGFTVAVATDGQEAVNMSRSESPDLILMDLSLPVMDGWEATRQIKAHTPTAKIPLIALTAHALESDRTKALDIGCDDFETKPVDIERLLGKMNAFLEG, encoded by the coding sequence ATGGCGAAGATCCTCCTTGTAGAAGACAATGAAATGAACCGCGACATGTTGGCGCGTCGCCTCCAGCGCCGCGGCTTCACCGTGGCCGTGGCCACCGACGGTCAAGAGGCGGTGAACATGAGCCGCAGCGAGTCGCCCGACCTGATCCTCATGGACCTGAGCCTCCCGGTGATGGACGGCTGGGAAGCCACTCGCCAGATCAAGGCCCACACCCCCACCGCCAAGATCCCCCTGATCGCCCTGACCGCGCACGCGCTGGAAAGCGATCGCACCAAGGCCCTGGACATCGGCTGCGACGACTTCGAAACCAAGCCCGTCGACATCGAGCGCCTCCTCGGCAAGATGAATGCGTTTCTCGAAGGCTAA
- a CDS encoding acyltransferase, whose amino-acid sequence MSNQMRQHLRFRLIHHMRWLRFKRILGYLGPGVYFDRRVELMRYPANIHIGKNVVLKEGARLCACNPHAHIRIGQNTSIGYHTFLFASAGITIGRDCLIAPFVYIVDSDHQARRDRPIHTQPNQARPIVIEDDVWIGAGAKLLKGVRIARGAVIAAGAIVRKDVGPYQIVGGVPARTLGERQ is encoded by the coding sequence ATGAGCAACCAGATGCGTCAGCACCTGCGCTTTCGCCTGATTCACCACATGCGCTGGCTGCGCTTCAAGCGCATCCTGGGCTACCTGGGCCCCGGCGTGTACTTCGACCGCCGGGTCGAACTGATGCGCTACCCCGCCAACATCCACATCGGCAAAAACGTCGTGCTCAAAGAAGGTGCGCGCCTCTGCGCCTGCAACCCGCACGCCCATATCCGCATCGGCCAGAACACCTCGATCGGCTACCACACCTTCCTCTTCGCCTCGGCCGGCATCACCATCGGCCGCGACTGCCTGATCGCCCCCTTTGTCTACATCGTCGACAGCGACCACCAGGCACGCCGCGACCGCCCCATCCACACCCAGCCCAACCAGGCCCGCCCCATCGTCATCGAAGACGATGTCTGGATCGGCGCCGGCGCCAAACTCCTTAAAGGCGTGCGCATCGCCCGCGGCGCCGTCATCGCCGCCGGCGCCATCGTGCGCAAAGACGTCGGCCCCTATCAGATCGTCGGCGGTGTCCCCGCCCGCACTCTGGGAGAACGCCAATGA
- a CDS encoding cytidylyltransferase domain-containing protein yields the protein MKRPSTGAVILSRFSSRRLPGKALMPLGGRPLLAFVIERVRTVLPTERIVVATSVEASDDPIAAFCQAHQVTCYRGDLHDVAARFVGAARTAGFDFACRINGDNAFVDAPTLRDMLQLADSNDYDFVTNVHGRTFPVGMSIEIVRTEFMLRLLRHLDAPEHREHVTLALYQRPHLGRRRYVYNTGLPRAAGLHLAIDEFADLARARALVARMTGPHTDYDLARLLQLLPAEPPCSTRSSPA from the coding sequence ATGAAGCGCCCCTCCACCGGCGCGGTGATCTTGAGCCGCTTCTCCTCCCGGCGCCTCCCCGGCAAGGCCCTGATGCCCCTGGGCGGCCGCCCCCTGCTGGCCTTTGTCATCGAGCGGGTGCGTACCGTGCTGCCCACCGAGCGCATCGTGGTGGCCACCTCGGTGGAGGCCTCCGATGACCCGATCGCCGCCTTCTGTCAGGCCCACCAGGTGACCTGCTACCGCGGCGACCTCCACGACGTGGCTGCTCGCTTTGTGGGCGCCGCGCGCACCGCCGGCTTCGACTTCGCCTGCCGCATCAACGGCGACAACGCCTTTGTCGACGCCCCCACCCTGCGCGACATGCTGCAACTGGCCGACTCCAACGACTACGACTTCGTGACCAACGTCCACGGCCGCACCTTCCCGGTGGGCATGAGCATCGAGATCGTGCGCACCGAATTTATGCTGCGCCTGCTCCGCCACCTCGACGCTCCCGAGCACCGCGAGCACGTGACCCTGGCCCTCTACCAGCGCCCCCACCTGGGCCGCCGGCGCTACGTCTACAACACCGGCCTCCCCCGGGCCGCCGGCCTCCACCTGGCCATCGACGAGTTCGCCGACCTGGCCCGCGCCCGCGCCCTGGTCGCCCGTATGACCGGCCCCCACACCGACTACGACCTGGCGCGCCTCCTTCAGCTCCTGCCCGCCGAGCCCCCGTGCTCCACCCGCTCCTCCCCGGCCTGA
- a CDS encoding phytoene desaturase family protein: MHTVDVAVIGAGFGGLATALTLAEEGLDTALFERLTYPGGCASTFYRRGYRFEAGATLFSGFGPGQLFDTWIKRHNLPVRFESLDPLVTLRTAEMELAISSDRHALTAAFCAIPGAPTGALRRFFAYQQRVADALWALFDDPTLLPPFTPANLTRHLGRSPRYLVLLNAVGRSVGDVLKRFELASFQPLRTYLNAVCQITVQASADQAEAPFALAAIDYFFRGTGHIHGGIGQLATALTDAIQKLGGQVYMADPVRRLTREHDHWVLQSRRRTLRARFVVANLLPAALLQLLDDPQLASPSLDRHHTAVQGGWGAAMLYLGVDRTQLARPEAFHLELVDQTDAPFREGNHVFCSVSDADEAGRAPDDQRVVTLSTHVRMARYADASPTERAAYIHDVQERMRQTLKLRAPELSHAIRFEMTASPRTFERFTARPHGYVGGVPRRKGLQNYRDLGPQQVAPDLYLVGDSVFPGQSTLAVALGGLRTARAIL, encoded by the coding sequence ATGCACACCGTCGATGTCGCCGTGATCGGCGCCGGTTTCGGTGGTCTGGCCACCGCCCTCACCCTGGCTGAAGAAGGCCTCGATACCGCCCTCTTCGAGCGCCTGACCTACCCCGGCGGCTGCGCCAGCACCTTTTATCGCCGCGGCTACCGCTTTGAGGCCGGCGCCACCCTCTTCTCGGGCTTTGGCCCCGGACAGCTCTTCGATACCTGGATCAAGCGCCACAACCTCCCGGTGCGCTTCGAATCCCTCGACCCGCTGGTCACCCTGCGCACCGCCGAGATGGAGCTGGCCATCTCCAGCGATCGCCACGCGCTGACCGCCGCCTTCTGCGCCATCCCCGGCGCGCCCACCGGGGCCCTCCGGCGCTTTTTCGCCTACCAGCAACGCGTCGCCGACGCCCTCTGGGCGCTCTTCGATGACCCCACGCTCCTGCCCCCCTTCACCCCCGCCAACCTCACCCGCCACCTGGGCCGATCCCCGCGCTACCTGGTGCTACTCAACGCCGTGGGGCGATCGGTCGGCGACGTGCTCAAACGCTTTGAGCTCGCCAGCTTCCAGCCACTGCGCACCTACCTCAACGCCGTCTGCCAGATCACCGTGCAGGCCAGCGCCGACCAGGCCGAAGCCCCCTTTGCGCTGGCGGCCATCGACTACTTCTTTCGCGGCACCGGCCATATTCACGGCGGCATCGGCCAGCTTGCCACCGCCCTGACCGACGCCATCCAGAAGCTCGGGGGACAGGTGTACATGGCCGACCCGGTGCGCCGCCTCACCCGCGAACACGACCACTGGGTGCTCCAGAGTCGCCGCCGCACCCTGCGCGCGCGCTTTGTGGTGGCCAACCTGCTTCCCGCCGCGCTCCTCCAACTCCTGGACGATCCGCAGCTCGCCAGCCCCTCCCTCGACCGCCACCACACCGCCGTCCAGGGCGGCTGGGGCGCCGCCATGCTCTACCTGGGCGTCGACCGCACCCAACTCGCGCGACCCGAGGCCTTTCACCTGGAACTCGTCGACCAGACCGACGCCCCCTTTCGCGAGGGCAACCACGTCTTCTGCTCGGTCAGCGACGCCGACGAGGCAGGCCGCGCCCCCGACGATCAACGCGTCGTCACCCTCTCCACCCACGTGCGCATGGCGCGCTACGCCGACGCCTCCCCCACTGAGCGGGCTGCCTACATTCACGACGTCCAAGAGCGCATGCGCCAGACCCTGAAGCTGCGCGCCCCCGAGTTGAGCCACGCCATCCGCTTTGAGATGACCGCCAGCCCCCGCACCTTCGAGCGCTTCACCGCCCGACCTCACGGCTACGTCGGCGGTGTTCCTCGCCGCAAAGGCCTACAGAACTACCGCGACCTCGGCCCGCAGCAGGTCGCCCCAGACCTCTACCTGGTCGGCGACAGCGTCTTCCCGGGCCAGAGCACCCTGGCGGTGGCCCTGGGCGGCCTACGCACCGCCCGGGCCATCCTCTGA
- a CDS encoding cupin domain-containing protein, which produces MSHTPTADDLIDRHHLQPHPAGGYFSETWRSALTLPAAILPDEDVPRQAGTAIYYLLLSDQLCVRHRLFSDKLWFHLLGDPLTLSLESPRGDLRELTLGPTPDLIFQALAPAHHWQSARPLPGPTGYALMASVAVPGFDFGDFEHFSP; this is translated from the coding sequence ATGTCCCACACTCCCACCGCCGACGACCTCATCGATCGCCATCATCTGCAGCCCCACCCCGCCGGTGGCTACTTCAGCGAAACCTGGCGCTCCGCCCTCACCCTGCCCGCCGCCATACTCCCGGACGAAGACGTCCCCCGACAGGCGGGCACGGCCATCTACTACCTACTCCTGAGCGACCAGCTCTGCGTTCGCCACCGCCTCTTCTCCGACAAACTCTGGTTCCACCTGCTGGGCGACCCGCTCACCCTCTCCCTGGAGTCCCCACGGGGCGACCTCCGCGAGCTCACCCTGGGCCCGACCCCCGATCTCATCTTCCAGGCCCTGGCCCCCGCCCATCACTGGCAGTCCGCTCGCCCCCTGCCAGGCCCCACCGGCTACGCGCTGATGGCGTCGGTGGCGGTCCCCGGCTTTGACTTCGGCGACTTTGAGCACTTCAGCCCCTGA